Below is a window of Nocardioides sp. S-1144 DNA.
CGGGCCGACGTCGTGGGCGTCGTAGCCGATCGAGTCGAGGAACGCCGTCACGGTCTGCTTGGCGCCGTCGTCGTCACCGGCGATGGCCAGGACACTGCGCTCCGGGTCGCCGGCGGGGCGGGCCAGCGAGCGCAGGTGCTCGAAGTAGATGTTGTTGAAGCCCTTCACGACGTGCGACGTCGGCAGGTGGGCCTGGAGCAGCTCGGACGTCGTGGTCGACTCGTCGTCGAGCTCGGCGATCCGGCCGTCGCGCTCCGGGTAGTAGTTGTTGGTGTCGATGACGACCTTGCCGGCGAGCGGCTCGACCGGCACCTCGCGGTAGGCCTTGAGCGGCACGGTCACCACGACGAGGTCGCCGGCCGCGGCCGCCTCGGCGGCGGTCGCCGCCCGGGCGTGTGGGCCGAGCTCCGCGACGAGGTCGGCGAGCGTCTCCGGCCCGCGGCTGTTGCTGAGCACGACGTCGTGACCGGCGTCGACCGCCAGTCGCGCGACGGTGCTGCCGATGTTGCCTGCTCCGATGAGTCCGATGGTGGTCATGGTCGGTACAGCGCCGGGCCCGGCGGCGTTGTTCCGCGGGGCCGGCCGGTGTGACGTTCCGAACCCGGTGTCAGCAGCCGTCGAGCACCAACCCGGGCTTGAAGCGGGTCCTGACGCCGACGAGGGTCACCTCGTCGCGCCCGCGCAGCGGGCGGTCGGCCACGAACGCCTCCCCGAACAGGAACCCGATCCACCGGCGCTCGGCGCCGGTCCCCCTGCGGACGAAGCGCCCCCACTGCCCGAAGCCGACCTCGATTGGCGCGGACAGCCGCGGGCCGTAGGCCTGCTTGACCTCGCGGTTGGTCGAGCCGACGCCGAGGCCCTGCACGGTGCGCGGGCGGGTGCCGAAGACGGCGATCTCGGCGATCCGGTCCTGCTGGTTCACCAGGACGGCGTACTGGTGGCGCCACACGCCCTTCGGGCGCAGCCGGATCGGGTCACACGGCGGGGCCGGGACGTCGGCGTCGAACTCGCCGGTGGCCAGGGCCTCGGCGACGGTCATCCCGGCGACCGCCTGGCCGACCTGGCCGGGCTTGATCACCCGGCCCGGCGCGGGAGCGGGGGTCTCGGCGGACCTCTCGGCGGGCGTCTCGGCGGACGCCGTCGCCGCGACGAGGGTGGTGGAGCAGACGGTCGCCGCGACGGCGGCGGCCAGGAGCGAGCGCACGGTGTTCATGGGGTTCCTCACGGGAGCTTGTCGATGCGGATCCTGCCGGGCATGACGCCGATCTGCGGCTGACACTCGAGCGCGGGCGGGACGACGGCGTTCGCGCAGCCCCACACCCCGTTCTCGTAGCCGACCGCGGCGCCGGCGAACTTCATGGCGCCGTCCTCACCGCCGGTGATCCCGGTGATGCGGAAGCTGCCGTCGCGCTGCGTGGTGGCGCTCAGCGGCGCCTCGCCGAGGGGCGTGAAGGTGACCTTGACGCCCCGGACGCCGAGCTTGGTCTGCGAGTCGACGACGACGCCCCGCACGAAGGCCGGCACGGCCACGACCGTGCCGAGCGCGGCGCCCCCGGCGTAGGTGTCGGCCCACGTGAGGGCGGTCTGGAACGCCTTCGGGTCCTGGCCGACCCAGCCCCGCTGGTGGGAGCCGGCGACCAGCTCCACGTAGTAGGGGGTGCTCGACGACCCGCCGGGCAGCGAGAACTGGCCCCGCCCGTTGGTGGTCGCCGTGGCGACGACCGGGCCCAGCCCGGTCCGGGCGACGGCCCGAAGGCGGACGGTCGCGCCGGCCACGGCGGCGCCGTCGAAGGAGACGACCCGCCCGGTGACCGCGGCGGCCGCTGACGGACGCGCCGGAGCGGACGCGTCGGCGCGCGGGGTCGGGCCGGCCAGGCCGAGGAGGAGCAGGCCCGCGACGAGCGCGGCGAGGAGCGGGCGCGGGGCGCGCGGGAGGCGCGTCGGGTCCAGGAGCATGCGCCGGAGGCTAGTGGGGCGGCGTTCCGGAACGGTTCGGGAATCCTGTGGGCCGACGCCGGGCGGGGGCGGCAGTGAGAGGATGACCGCCGTGCCGGCCGACCTCACCCCCTCGCCGGGGCTGGTGCTGTACGTGACCGGCCCGTCGCCGCGAGGGACGGTTGCCCTGGCCCGCGCCCTGGAGCACCGCGTCCGGCGCCAGGGCACGCGCGTCGTCACCGGTCTCGACGGCGACGACGTGCGCCACCACCTCTCCCCCGGCCCGGACACCGACGCCGGCCGGGAGCTGCACCTCCGCCGGCTCGGGTGGGTCGCGGCGGAGATCGCGCGGCACGGCGGTGTCGTCGTCCTCGGCCCGGAGGCTCCGCCGGCGGCGACCCGCCAGGTCCGCGAGCTGGTCGAGGGCACGGGCGGCACGTTCGTCCTGCTCGACGTCGACACCACCGGCCGCAGCGTCGACGACGCCCTGGCCGAGGTCGTCGAGGTCCTCGCCGGGGCCGGCCACCTCGACCTGCGCGCGCCCGCGCCCGCCGAGGGGACCGCACCCCGGCCCGAGCCGGGCGCGGAGCCGCGTCCGCTCGAGGTCCTCTTCGTGTGCACCGCCAACATCTGCCGCTCCCCCTACATGGAGCTCGCCGCGCGCCGGATGGCCGGGGACGGGATCCGCTTCACCAGTGCCGGCACCCACGGCTGGGTCGACCACGGGGTGAGCCCCGAGATGGCGCGCCCGCTCACCGCCCGCGGCTTCGACCCGAGCGGCTTCCGCAGCCGCCGGCTGACCCGCCGGATGGTCGAGGACGCCGACCTGGTGCTGACCGCCGAGGCCAGCCACCGCTCCTTCATCCTCGACGACTCCCCCGCGGCGTTCCGCAAGGTCGTCACGCTTGGCCAGGCCGGCCGGGCGATCGGCTCACTTCCCGGCGACCTGAGCCCCGCGCAGGTGCTGGGCGCGCTGGCCGAGCACCGCGGCCCCGCCGACCCTGCGCTCGACGTCGCCGACCCCTACGGGCGCGACGCCGACGTCGCCGACCGGGCGGCTGAGAGGATCGACGCGCTGCTGGGCGTCGTCCTGCCTGCCCTCACGCCCTGACCGACCTCTCAGGCGCGGCGGTGACCACCACGGTCGGCGTCGGCTCGCTTCGCCGGGCGGGCCTTGGCGAGCTTCTTGTCCGCCTGGGGGGCGTAGCTGTAGCCATACCCGTAGCCGTAGCTGTAGGAGCGGTCCGACTTCTTCGACGGCGCCAGGTTGACCACCACGCCGACGGCCTTGGCGTCGACGGCCTCGACCCGCTCCAGGGCGTGGCGCAGCTGGTCCTGGTTGGTCTTGCCGTGGCGGACGACGACGAGCATCCCGTCGGACTGCGCGGCCAGCAGCGCGGCGTCGGTCACCGGCAGCAGCGGCGGCGCGTCGAGCAGGACGACGTCGAAGCGGTCGCGCAGGTCGCTGATGAGGCCCGCCATCGCGTGCGACTGGAGCAGCTCGGACGGGTTGGGCGGCCGCGGGCCGCAGGTGAGCACCTGCAGGCCGGTGTCGGCGTAGCCCTGGAGGGCGTCGTCGAGCTCGATGCGACCGATCAGCACCGACGTCGTGCCGACGGCGTCGTCGAGGCCGAGCCGGTCGGCGATGAGGGGGCGGCGCAGGTCGCACTCGACCAGGGCGACCCGCTGGCCGGCCATCGCCATGGTGATGGCGAGGTTGACCGCGGTCGTCGACTTGCCCTCGGCGGGCAGCGAGCTGGAGACCACGAAGGTGCGGTGGTCGTGGTCGACCTCGACGTACTGCATGTTGGTGCGCAGCACGCGGAACGACTCCGCCCACGGCGAGGCCTCGGACAGGGCCTGCGCGGGCTGCTTCTTGATCGCGACCGTGTCGACGTTGATGTGCCCGAGGATCGGGGTGTCGGTGATCGCGGCGATGTCGTCGCTGGAGGTCAGCGAGGTGTCGAGGAGCTCGCGGAGCACGGCGAGGCCGACCCCGACGAGCAGGCCGAGCACCAGCGCGAGGCCGAGGTTGCGCGGGGTGTTGGGGCTCACCGGCGAGCTCGTCGTGTCGGCGTTGTCGACGATGGAGGCGCGGATCGGGGCCTGCCCACCACCGTCGGGCGTCTCGATGTCGGCGATGAGGTCGATGAGCGCCTCGGCGTAGGCCTGGGCGATGTCGCGCGCGACCACGGCGTCGGCGTCCTGGGCCGTGACGACCAGGGTCACGGTCTCGGGCACGACCTGCGCCGAGACGGCGGCACGCAGCTCGGCCGGCTCGAGGTCGCCGCCGAGGTCGGTGGCGACCTGCTCGGACAGCTTGCGGGTGTCGACGAGGTCGACGTAGGAGGTCACCCGCTGGGTGGCGAAGAGCCCTCCGCTGTAGGCCTCACCGGCGTCGGACGGCGCCGTGGAGACGAACAGCTGCGCGCTCGAGGCGTAGAGCGGCGTCGTCTGCCAGGTGAGCAGACCAGCCGCTCCGACGGCGAGCACCACGCACGCCACGATCATCTTCCAGCGACGACGGAGCGTCCGCCAGTAGTCCCGGAGCTCCACGAACGTCCTGTCTGTTGCCGAGTTGTGACAGCGACACCATAAGGGAGGACCCTGGTCGGGCGAGACATCGGCGCGGGCCGTCGCCGAGCCCGCAGCCGGCCCGGCCCGAGGACGTCCAGCGCGTGACCACCGACGTGCAACGGCGGGCGTGGGCGTGTCTACACTCTCGCCTGGGGACGGCACACGAGACGGGAAAAGCAGCAGCATGACTTCGCAGGTGGACGGTCCCATTCTTCTCTCCACCCCTGACGTCGGCGAGCTCGAGCAGCAGTACGTGCTGCGGGCCCTCCAGTCCGGGTGGGTGGCCCCCGCCGGACCCGACCTCACCGCCTTCGAGGACGAGGTCGCCGCCCGCGTCGGCACCGCCCACGCCGTCGGGCTGTCCTCGGGCACCGCGGCCCTGCACCTGGCGCTGGTGTCGTGGGGCGTCGGCCCGGGCGACGTCGTGCCGGTGTCGACGTTCACCTTCGCCGCCACCGTCAACGCGATCCGCTACGTCGGCGCCGAGCCGCACTTCGTCGACTGCGACGAGGAGTCGGGCAACATGAGCCCGGCCCTGCTCTCCCGGGCCGTGCGGACCCTGCAGGACGCCGGGCGCGACGTCCCGGCCGTCATCCCGGTCGACATGCTCGGCAAGTGCGTCGACTACGCCGCCATCACCGAGGTCGCCGACGCCGCCGGCGCCCGACTGCTGTGCGACTCGGCGGAGTCGTTCGGCGCGTCGTACGACGGCCGGCCGGCCGGGTCGTTCGGGGACGCCTCGGTGCTGTCGTTCAACGGCAACAAGATCATGACGACCTCCGGTGGCGGCATGCTCCTCACCGACGACCAGCGCCTGGCCGACCACGTCCGCAAGCTGTCGACGCAGGCCCGCGAGCCGGTCGCGCACTACGAGCACACCGAGGTCGGCTACAACTACCGGCTCTCCAACATCCTCGCCGCCCTCGGCCGGGCCCAGCTCGAGCGCCTCGACGACATGCTGAAGCGGCGCCGCGGCTGGCGCGAGCGCTACCGGCGCCTCCTCGCCGACCAGCCGGGGGTCCGCATCCTCGGCGGTGCCGACGACGCCGGCGACAACTGCTGGCTCACTGCCGTCGTCGTCGACCCGGACGTGTCCGCGTGGAGCGCCGCCGACCTCGCCTCCGCCCTCGGCGAGGCCGGGATCGAGTGTCGCCCGGTGTGGAAGCCGATGCACCTGCAGCCGGTCTCGGCCGGGCTGTCCGGGACGCTCGACGGCTCCTCCGAGCGCATCTTCGAGCGCGGGCTCACCCTGCCGGCCGGCTCCGCGCTGACCGACGCGCAGTTCGAGCGCATCGAGGCCACGATCCGCGGGGTCGTGGTCGCGTGAGGGCCTACGACCCGGTCAAACGGGCGGTCGACGTGGTCGTCGGCGGGGTGGCCCTGGTCCTCTCGCTGCCCCTGCAGGTCGTCGTCGCCGTCCTGGTCCGTCTCAAGCTGGGCTCGCCGGTGCTGTTCCGGCAGCCCCGGCCCGGCAAGGACGAGCGGGTCTTCGAGCTGGTGAAGTTCCGCACCATGCTCGAGACCGACAGCGCCCGCGGGCTGGTGACCGACGAGCAGCGGATGACGCCGTTCGGCTCGTTCCTGCGCTCGACCAGCCTCGACGAGCTGCCCACCCTGTGGAACGTGGTGCGGGGCGACATGAGCCTGGTCGGTCCTCGCCCCCTGCTGGTGCGCTACCTGGACCGGTACACCGCCGAGCAGCGGCGGCGCCACGACGTCCGCCCGGGGGTCACGGGCCTCGCCCAGGTGAGCGGACGGAACGCCCTGACGTGGGACGCCAAGTTCGCCAAGGACGTCGAGTACGTCGACCGCCGCAGCCTGCGCCTGGACGCCTCGATCATCGCCCGCACGGTGGCCCAGGTCCTCCGGCGCGACGGCATCAGCGCCGACGGCGACGTGACCATGCCCGAGTTCATGAGGAGCACCAATGACTGAGCCAATCGCCGTGATCGGCGCGGGTGGCTTCGGCCGCGAGGTTCTCGACGTCATCGACGCGATCAACGACGCGCACCGCGCGCCCGTCTGGAACGTGGTCGGAGTAGTCGACGACTCACCCTCGGAAGTGAATCTGGAGCAGCTGGCCAAGCGGCGCGTCCGGTTCCTCGGTAGCTCCGACGAATTCATCACGTCGTCGTCTCCGGTGAGCTACGCCGTGGGCATCGGGAGTCCAAGTGTGCGCGGGCGCGTATCCACGCGATACGACGATGCGGGTTTCCAAGCTGCCACGCTCATTCATCCTTCTGCGACGCGAGGCTACGGCGTCGACATCGGTCCGGGCAGCGTCGTGTGCGCCGGAGTGCGGTTGACGACGAACATCCAGATCGGTCGCCACGTTCACCTCAACCTCAACGTCACCGTCGGACACGACACGGTCATCGAGGACAACGTGAGCCTCAACCCTTCCGTAACGATCTCGGGCGACTGCACGATCAAGGCCGGCGTCCTCGTGGGTAGCGGAGCAGTTGTGCTCAACCAGCTCACCGTCGGACGCGGCTCCGTGGTCGGGGGCGCCGCCTGCGTTGTCAGGGACGTGCCGGGCGGCGTCGTCGTCAAGGGGGTTCCTGCTCGATGAGGGCTCGAGTCGCCTTCGTCTGTCAGTGGTACCCGCCCGAGCCGGCAGAGATCCCGGCCGGCATCGTCGCCGCCCTGGGTGACCAGGGACTGGACGTCGAGGTGCTGACCGGCATCCCCAACTACCCGTCCGGCAAGGTCCACGAGGGCTACCGCGCCGGATCTCGCTCGACCGAGGAGCACGCCGGTGTGGCCGTCCACCGCACCCCGCTCCACCCGAGTCACGACTCGAGCGCCCGGGGACGGCTGATGAACTACGCGTCGTGGGCGCTGAGCAGCGCCGCGCTCGGCCAGCGGTTGCTGCGCCGCAGCGACGTGGCCCTGGTCTACTCGTCGCCGGCCACCGCGGCCCTGCCGGCGATGGTGAGCAGACTGGTGTGGGGCAAGCCCTACGTCCTGCTGGTCCAGGACGTGTGGCCGGACTCCATCTTCGCCTCCGGCTTCCTGACGGGGCGTGCCTCCCGCCTCGTCGAGCGAGCCGTCGACGTGTTCGTGCGGCGCGCCTACGCCATGGCGTCGCACGTCGCCGTCATCTCCCCCGGCATGATCGACCTGCTCAGCTCGCGCGGCGTGCCGGCGGAGAAGCTGTCCCTGGTCTACAACTGGCTCCCCGACGCCGAGCTCGCCGTCACCGACGACGACGACACTGTGGAAGGTGTTCGCGCTCGCCTCGGCATCCCCGCGGCCGAGTCCGTCTTCCTGTACGCGGGCAACCACGGCAAGGCACAGGCCCTCGAACCGCTGGTCGACGCCTTCGTCGAACCGGTGACGGAGCCCTCGCACCTCGTGCTCGTCGGTTCCGGGGTGTCGAAGGCCGACCTGGTCGCTCGCGCGTCCGGGTCAGACCGGGTGCACTTCCTGGACGCCGTGCCCCGCGCGGAGGCCGCACGGCTGACGGCGTCCGCGGACTTCCACGTGGTCTCGCTGGCCGACGAACCGTTGTTCGCCGTCACGATGCCGAGCAAGGTCCAGTCGGGGCTGGCGGCCGGGCGGCCCATGCTGGTCGTGTCGCGCGGCGACAGTGCCGAGCTGGTGTCCACCGGCGGAGCCGGCCGCGGCGCCCAGCCCGGCAGTGCGACCGCGATCGCCGCGGCCGTGGTCGACCTCGCGGCTCGAGGTCCGCAGGCACGAGAAGACATGGGCCGCAGGGGCAGGGAGCTCTACGGCCGGCTGATGGCGCGCGAGGTCGGTGCCGCACGTCTCGCGGAGCTGCTCCGGTCGGCAGCCGGGGACTCCCGACGTCGCGGACCCTTCCGCAGCACCACACCGACCACCCAGAGGAGAGAAACGCAGTGACGAGTTCACAGGGCCCGGTCCTGGTCACCGGGGGCACCGGGTCGTTCGGCTCGACGATGGTGCGACGGCTGCTCGACACCGACATCGAGGAGGTGCGCATCCTGAGCCGCGACGAGTCGAAGCAGGACACGATGCGCCGCGAGCTCGCGGACGGTCGGGTGAAGTTCCACGTGGGTGATGTGCGGGACCCCCGCAGCGTCGAGGACGCCGTCAACGGGGTCCGCCACATCTTCCACGCGGCCGCGCTGAAGCAGGTCCCGAGCTGTGAGTTCTTCCCTCAGCAGGCGGTGTTCACCAACGTCAACGGCAGCGACAACGTCATCCGGGCCGCCGAGCGTGCGGGCGTCGAGTCGGTGGTGTGTCTCAGCACCGACAAGGCGGTCTACCCGATCAACGCCATGGGGATCTCCAAGGCGATGATGGAGAAGGTGGCCCAGGCGCACGCGCGCCACCGCGCTGCAGACGGACCGGTCGTCTCGATCACCCGCTACGGCAACGTGATGTACAGCCGGGGATCGGTGATCCCGGTGTTCATCGAGCAGATCCGGCAGGGCCGGCCCCTCACGGTCACCGATCCGAGGATGACCCGGTTCCTGATGTCGCTCGACGAGTCCGTCGACCTGGTGGAGTACGCCTTCACCCAGTCCGAGCCCGGTGACCTGTTCGTGCGCAAGGCGCCCGCCTCGACCGTCGAGGACCTGGCGCGGGCCGTGGCCTCCCTCTTCGGCGACGACGACCCCGAGATCCGGGTGATCGGCACCCGGCACGGGGAGAAGCTCTACGAGTCGCTGCTGAGCCGCGAGGAGCTGCAGAAGGCGGACGACCACGGCGACTACTACCGGGTCCCGCTCGACGCCCGCTCGCTCGAGTACGAGCTCTTCTTCGACCAGGGCGAGACCGAGGTGGTCGACGACGACTACACCTCGCGCAACTGCGAGCGGCTCGACGTCGAGGGCGTCAAGCGACTGCTCCTCCAGCTGCCACCGGTGCGCCGCGCGCTGGCCGAGGCCGGTCGCGACGCGAAGCCGCAACCGTGAGGGTCGCGATCACCGGCGGCCACGGCTTCCTCGGGTGGCACACCGCCTGCCGGCTGCGGGCGCTGCACGGTGTCGACGCGGTTCGGCTGGGCCGCGCCGAGCTCGACGATCCGCAGGCACTCGGCGACCTGCTGTCCGACGTCGATGCCGTCCTCCACGTCGCCGGCGTCAACCGTGCCGGCACCGACGACGAGGTCGAGCGGGGCAACGTCGCTCTCGCCGAGACCCTGGCCGCAGCCCTGGCGGCGGCGGGGCGCCCGGTCGGCGTCGTCTTCGCGAACTCGGTCCAGGCCGAGCTCGACAACCCGTACGGCCGTGGCAAGGCCCGCGCCGCAGAGATCCTCAGCGGCGCGGTCGGCGCCACCGGGGGCAGCTTCGCCGACATCCTGCTGCCCAACCTCTACGGGGAGCACGGACGCCCGGGTTACAACTCGTTCGTCGCGACCTTCGCCCACGAGGTGGCCGCTGGACGGACGCCGCACCTCTCCGGCGACCGCGAGATCGCGCTCCTCCACGCCCAGGACGCGGCCGCAGCGCTCATCTCCGCAATCGGGACGGACACCCGAACGGTGGTCGGTGCCGAGTCGATCGGCATCGGCGAGGTCCTGGCACTCTTCCAGGAGTTCCACGACCTGTACGTTCCTGCGGCAGAGGTGCCCGACATCTCGACCCCGATGCGACGCAACCTGTTCAACACCTACCGCGCTGCGGCGTTCCCGGAGATGTGGCCGGTGTCGCCGCAGGTCCACGCGGACAACAGGGGCGACCTGTTCGAGACCGTTCGTGCTCACGGCGGCACCGGGATGGCGTTCATGTCAACCACGCACCCCGGCCAGAAGCGCGGCGAGCACTACCACCTCCACAAGGTCGAGCGCTTCTTCGTCGTGAAGGGTGAAGCAGAGGTCCAGCTGAGACGTCTCCTCCACGACGACGTGGTGACGTTCCGACTCAGCGGCGACACGCCGTCGTTCGTGGACATGCCCACCCTGTGGGTGCACAACATCCGCAATGTCGGCGAAACCGAGCTGATCACCATGTTCTGGTCGGACCAACTGCTCGACCAGGCCAACCCGGATCAGTTCCCCGAGGCGATCGCCCAGGAGGCACTCGCATGAAGGTCATGACGATCGTCGGCACGCGACCCGAGATCATCCGACTCGCCTGCGTCATCGACCGCCTCGACAAGACGGCCGGCATCGAGCACGTGCTGGTCCACACCGGACAGAACTACGACTACGCCCTCAACCAGGTCTTCTTCGACGACCTCGGACTGCGAGCTCCGGACCACTACCTCGGCGTCGACACCAGCAGCCTCGGGGCCGTGCTGGGCGGTGTCCTGATCGGAACCGAGAAGGTGCTGCTCGAGGAGAAGCCGGACGCGCTGCTCGTCCTGGGCGACACCAACTCGTGCATCGCCACCGTGATGGCCAAGCGCATGCGCATCCCGACCTACCACATGGAGGCTGGCAACCGCTGCTTCGACGAGAACGTCCCCGAGGAAACGAACCGTCGCCTCGTGGACCACGTCGCTGACTTCAACCTTGCCTACACCGAGCACGCGCGTCGCAACCTGCTCGCGGAGGGCCTCCACCCCCGCCGGGTCCTCGTCACCGGGTCGCCGATGCGCGAGGTGCTCGACAAGTTCCGGCCCCAGATCGAGGCCTCCGACGCACTGGCGCGGCTCGGCCTCACCCGGGGCGACTACTTCCTGGTCAGCGCGCACCGCGAGGAGAACGTCGACCTGCCCGAGCGTCTGCAGCTGCTCCTGGACTGCCTCGTGGCGGTGCGGGACCAGCACGGCAAGCGCATCGTTGTCTCCACCCACCCGCGGACGCGCAAGCGGATCGAGGCGCTCGACACCGACCGGGACCTGACCGGGATCGACTTCATGGAGCCCTTCGGATTCCACGACTACAACAAGCTCCAGCTCGAGGCAGCCTGTGTCCTCTCGGACTCGGGCACCATCTCGGAGGAGTCGTCGATCCTGGGCTTCCCCGCGATCACCCTGCGCGACTCGATCGAGCGTCCGGAGGCTCTCGACAGCGGCACGATCATGATGACCGGACTTAGGGAGAACGACGTCCTCCGGGCCGTCGGCATCGCCATCCACGACGGAGCAATCACGTCGTCGGCCCCTGCTGGTTACGAGGTGGGCGACGTCAGCAACAGGGTGGTGCGCTTCATCGCCTCGACCGCCGCTCGACACCACGCGTGGTCGGGGATACGACAATGACGTCCTCGCTGAAGACCAAGCGCATCTTGATCGCCTCGGACGTGCGCGGTGTCCGAACCGAGGTGGGAGTTGCCGCCACGCACCCAGCGGGCCTGTACTCGAACTTCCTCACCATAGCCGCGCCGTTCCAGAGCGGCACCGTCATCTCGCGCGACGCCACTCGCTCTCGAGCGACCGAGTCGCCCGGTGGGCTGATGACGGGCGAGCTCGTGTCCTACCGAGGAGTGCCCGACTACGCGTCGGTCGCGGGCCTGGCGCGAACGGCGCCGGCAACGGTGCTGAGGGTCTGGAGCGCACTTCGTGAACACGACGTGGCATACGTCCGACTGCCTGAGCCACTGTCGATCATCGTCGGCATCCTGGCGCTGGTCCGTCGCCGCCCGCTGGTGGTCAATATGGTGGCCGATCCACGGACGCTCGGGGGCGATGGCGCGCGATCTGTAGTCCGGTGGCTTCTTACACGAGCAACCTCGTACCTGGTCAGACGGGCGGCCGGTGTCATCTACGTGACCCAACACCAGTTGCAGAAACACTTCCCGTGTCCCCCATCGGTACCCGCCCTCGTGCGATCGAACGTCCGGATCAACGAGGTGGCCCACCAGCCGAGGCCGGCGCCGAAGGCGAGCGCGCGGTTGCTCACGGTCGGCGTGAATTCGGGTCTGGCCAAGGGACAAGACCTGGTGATCGAGGCCGTCGCGCTGCTGCGACACGAGGGACTGCCGGTCGAGGTTGAGCTCGTCGGCAGCGGAGACCGGAGCGACTGGTTGCGCCGGCGCGCCCAGGAGCTCGGAGTCACCGAGTTCGTGACCTTGCGCGGTCACCTGGATGATCCCGCGGAGGTCCGCGCTGCCTACGACTCGGCAGACGTGTTCTGTCTACCCTCCAGGAGCGAGGGTCTTCCTCGCGCCATGGTGGAGGCCATGGCGCGTGGACTTCCTTCCGTGGGAAGTCGCGTCGGAGGAATACCGGAGCTGGTCCCCGAGCACCGCTTGATGCGAACCCTCACGGCGAGTGACTTGGCGGCCCGTGTCCGCGAGCTCATCTCGACTGACGCCTCCTATGAGGACGCTTCACGCGACGCGATTCGACGAGCCTCCACGATTCGTGACCAGGCACGGCCCGAGAGGCTCCATGGATTCTTGGCGGAGATCCTCCGATGACGGTCTCGACGAGATCTGTCCACGAGCAGCAGCAACCAGTCGATGAATCTCGTGGCGCCGAGTCTCGGAGAAGGCATGCCTACCTCTTCGTGACAGTCACGGCCCTGGTCATCTTCGTCGCCATCCTCCCGGATGCTGGCCGATTCTCGCTGTTCGTCCTGGCTGTTGGTGCCGTCTTCGTGTCCGGCTTTTGCCTGCTCGCTGTCGCGCGGAATGCTGAGCGCGGGGTCTGGTCGGCTCAGCTGATCTCCCTGCTCGTGTTGATGATCTTCCACCTCGGCGCACTTCCCGAGTTCCTGTACACAGACACGGCGGCACTGGCTCCGGTCGAACGCTTCATCCACCAACCTGAAGCGGCAACGGCTGCTTGGCTGGCGATGACCTGCGCGCTGGCTTTCACCTTCGGTTGCCTCATGGTCGATCGGGGTGCCATCGCCCGGCCCCCTCACCACAAGGACCTGCCCAGCGCATCCTTGTTCCAACGGATGGTCGCCGACGTCGGGAGCGCCCTGGCGCTGGTATCCATGGCCGCCTGGGGGCTCTTCGCCCTTCGCGCAGGTCTGGGCTTCGGATCCACCTACCAGGACTACTTACAGGCTCGCGCCCAAGCACCG
It encodes the following:
- a CDS encoding glycosyltransferase family 4 protein is translated as MTSSLKTKRILIASDVRGVRTEVGVAATHPAGLYSNFLTIAAPFQSGTVISRDATRSRATESPGGLMTGELVSYRGVPDYASVAGLARTAPATVLRVWSALREHDVAYVRLPEPLSIIVGILALVRRRPLVVNMVADPRTLGGDGARSVVRWLLTRATSYLVRRAAGVIYVTQHQLQKHFPCPPSVPALVRSNVRINEVAHQPRPAPKASARLLTVGVNSGLAKGQDLVIEAVALLRHEGLPVEVELVGSGDRSDWLRRRAQELGVTEFVTLRGHLDDPAEVRAAYDSADVFCLPSRSEGLPRAMVEAMARGLPSVGSRVGGIPELVPEHRLMRTLTASDLAARVRELISTDASYEDASRDAIRRASTIRDQARPERLHGFLAEILR
- a CDS encoding polysaccharide biosynthesis protein yields the protein MTSSQGPVLVTGGTGSFGSTMVRRLLDTDIEEVRILSRDESKQDTMRRELADGRVKFHVGDVRDPRSVEDAVNGVRHIFHAAALKQVPSCEFFPQQAVFTNVNGSDNVIRAAERAGVESVVCLSTDKAVYPINAMGISKAMMEKVAQAHARHRAADGPVVSITRYGNVMYSRGSVIPVFIEQIRQGRPLTVTDPRMTRFLMSLDESVDLVEYAFTQSEPGDLFVRKAPASTVEDLARAVASLFGDDDPEIRVIGTRHGEKLYESLLSREELQKADDHGDYYRVPLDARSLEYELFFDQGETEVVDDDYTSRNCERLDVEGVKRLLLQLPPVRRALAEAGRDAKPQP
- a CDS encoding polysaccharide biosynthesis C-terminal domain-containing protein, whose amino-acid sequence is MRVAITGGHGFLGWHTACRLRALHGVDAVRLGRAELDDPQALGDLLSDVDAVLHVAGVNRAGTDDEVERGNVALAETLAAALAAAGRPVGVVFANSVQAELDNPYGRGKARAAEILSGAVGATGGSFADILLPNLYGEHGRPGYNSFVATFAHEVAAGRTPHLSGDREIALLHAQDAAAALISAIGTDTRTVVGAESIGIGEVLALFQEFHDLYVPAAEVPDISTPMRRNLFNTYRAAAFPEMWPVSPQVHADNRGDLFETVRAHGGTGMAFMSTTHPGQKRGEHYHLHKVERFFVVKGEAEVQLRRLLHDDVVTFRLSGDTPSFVDMPTLWVHNIRNVGETELITMFWSDQLLDQANPDQFPEAIAQEALA
- the wecB gene encoding non-hydrolyzing UDP-N-acetylglucosamine 2-epimerase produces the protein MKVMTIVGTRPEIIRLACVIDRLDKTAGIEHVLVHTGQNYDYALNQVFFDDLGLRAPDHYLGVDTSSLGAVLGGVLIGTEKVLLEEKPDALLVLGDTNSCIATVMAKRMRIPTYHMEAGNRCFDENVPEETNRRLVDHVADFNLAYTEHARRNLLAEGLHPRRVLVTGSPMREVLDKFRPQIEASDALARLGLTRGDYFLVSAHREENVDLPERLQLLLDCLVAVRDQHGKRIVVSTHPRTRKRIEALDTDRDLTGIDFMEPFGFHDYNKLQLEAACVLSDSGTISEESSILGFPAITLRDSIERPEALDSGTIMMTGLRENDVLRAVGIAIHDGAITSSAPAGYEVGDVSNRVVRFIASTAARHHAWSGIRQ
- a CDS encoding glycosyltransferase family 4 protein — protein: MRARVAFVCQWYPPEPAEIPAGIVAALGDQGLDVEVLTGIPNYPSGKVHEGYRAGSRSTEEHAGVAVHRTPLHPSHDSSARGRLMNYASWALSSAALGQRLLRRSDVALVYSSPATAALPAMVSRLVWGKPYVLLVQDVWPDSIFASGFLTGRASRLVERAVDVFVRRAYAMASHVAVISPGMIDLLSSRGVPAEKLSLVYNWLPDAELAVTDDDDTVEGVRARLGIPAAESVFLYAGNHGKAQALEPLVDAFVEPVTEPSHLVLVGSGVSKADLVARASGSDRVHFLDAVPRAEAARLTASADFHVVSLADEPLFAVTMPSKVQSGLAAGRPMLVVSRGDSAELVSTGGAGRGAQPGSATAIAAAVVDLAARGPQAREDMGRRGRELYGRLMAREVGAARLAELLRSAAGDSRRRGPFRSTTPTTQRRETQ